One Turneriella parva DSM 21527 genomic region harbors:
- a CDS encoding RidA family protein yields the protein MKVIATTGAPAAVGPYSQAIQAGEYVFLSGQIPLVPETGLLASEDIKAQTEQVMKNVRAVCEAAGGSLSKIVKCTVFMTDLSQFQAMNEVYAAHFGEHKPARSTVQVAALPRGASVEIEAVMYLK from the coding sequence ATGAAAGTAATCGCTACCACAGGCGCACCCGCTGCCGTCGGCCCCTACTCGCAGGCAATTCAGGCCGGCGAATACGTGTTTCTCTCTGGCCAGATTCCCCTCGTGCCCGAAACAGGTCTTCTGGCGTCAGAAGATATAAAGGCGCAAACCGAGCAGGTTATGAAAAATGTGCGTGCGGTCTGCGAAGCAGCAGGCGGCAGCCTCAGCAAAATCGTTAAATGTACGGTGTTTATGACCGATCTTTCGCAGTTTCAGGCAATGAACGAGGTGTATGCAGCACATTTCGGCGAGCATAAACCCGCCCGTTCGACAGTGCAGGTAGCTGCGCTGCCACGCGGGGCGTCGGTTGAAATCGAAGCTGTGATGTATTTGAAATAA
- the acnA gene encoding aconitate hydratase AcnA, translated as MTNPSWADKLGTRKKLQTAAGEVSYYSLPELAKKYPNINRLPYSIRILLEAALRQEDGFIIDENHIKTIAEYDPKSVKEEEIPFKPARVVMQDFTGVPGVVDLAAMRDAMTELKIDPKKINPVLPVDLVIDHSVQVDFAGSADALDKNNKLEFERNGERYEFLRWGSGAFSNFQVVPPATGIVHQVNLEYLAKVVQTRQHNGELVAYPDSLVGTDSHTTMINGLGVLGWGVGGIEAEAVMLEQPIYMLIPEVVGFKLTGKLPEGTTATDLVLTVTQMLRKHGVVGKFVEFYGEGLSQMSLADRATIANMAPEYGATMGFFPIDDETIRYMKLTGRDEKLCDLVEKYSKAQGLFLTKEAPTPDFSSTLELDMGKVVPSIAGPKRPQDRIELKNAKADYRKAMADVFKDAPDKSVDVPLNGRTEKLGNGSLVIAAITSCTNTSNPSVLVAAGLVAEKAAKAGLKVPATLKSSLAPGSRVVTKYLEAAGLQKSLDAIGFNTVGYGCTTCIGNSGPIDAALSDAINKNNLTVGAVLSGNRNFEGRIHADVKANYLASPPLVVAYALAGTMDIDFESEKIQGKVSLKDIWPTQKEVNDALAKAVTSDLFKKEYGNVFKANEMWNNIKVGAGDTYTWDQKSTYIAKPNYFENFSLTEPGIPNLKDISCLAIFGDSVTTDHISPAGNIKKDSPAGRYLTGRGVQPVDFNTYGARRGNHEVMVRGTFANTRIKNLMMAPEAVSGKVADWTKVPEGGNTVHIPSGEKMSIFDAAMKYMEAKTPLIVLAGKEYGTGSSRDWAAKGPALQGIKVVIAESFERIHRSNLIGMGILPLQFKDGQNAQSLGLDGSEVFNIEGYDNNLKPRSDIKVTAKKKDGAVVSFTTMNRVDTPVEVVYLKNGGILHTVLRKLGAG; from the coding sequence ATGACAAATCCCTCATGGGCCGACAAACTCGGCACACGCAAAAAACTCCAAACCGCCGCCGGCGAGGTGTCGTACTATTCGCTTCCCGAACTCGCGAAAAAATACCCCAATATCAACCGCCTTCCTTATAGTATACGCATTCTGCTCGAAGCGGCGCTGCGGCAAGAAGACGGATTCATCATCGATGAGAACCATATCAAGACGATTGCCGAGTATGACCCGAAATCTGTAAAAGAAGAAGAGATCCCGTTTAAGCCTGCACGAGTGGTTATGCAGGATTTCACCGGCGTGCCGGGCGTTGTCGACCTCGCCGCGATGCGCGATGCGATGACTGAACTCAAGATTGATCCCAAGAAGATCAACCCCGTACTGCCCGTCGACCTTGTGATCGACCACTCGGTGCAGGTCGACTTCGCGGGCTCGGCCGACGCGCTCGACAAGAACAACAAGCTCGAGTTCGAACGCAACGGCGAACGCTATGAGTTCTTGCGCTGGGGTTCGGGCGCATTCTCGAACTTTCAGGTTGTACCTCCTGCAACCGGTATCGTGCACCAGGTGAACCTCGAGTACCTCGCGAAAGTTGTGCAGACGCGCCAGCACAACGGCGAACTCGTCGCCTACCCCGATTCGCTCGTCGGTACAGATTCGCACACCACGATGATCAACGGCCTTGGTGTGTTGGGCTGGGGCGTCGGCGGCATCGAAGCAGAAGCCGTCATGCTCGAGCAACCGATCTATATGCTGATTCCTGAAGTTGTCGGCTTTAAGCTGACGGGCAAGCTGCCCGAAGGCACGACTGCCACCGACCTTGTGCTTACCGTTACGCAGATGCTGCGCAAGCACGGTGTCGTCGGTAAGTTCGTTGAATTCTACGGTGAAGGCCTCTCACAGATGAGCCTCGCCGACCGCGCCACAATCGCGAACATGGCACCCGAGTACGGCGCGACGATGGGCTTTTTCCCGATCGACGACGAAACGATTCGTTACATGAAGCTCACCGGCCGCGACGAAAAACTCTGCGACCTGGTCGAAAAATATTCGAAAGCTCAGGGCCTTTTCTTAACAAAAGAAGCTCCGACGCCTGACTTCAGCTCAACGCTTGAACTCGACATGGGCAAGGTTGTGCCGTCGATTGCCGGCCCCAAACGCCCGCAAGACCGTATCGAACTCAAAAATGCAAAAGCCGATTACCGCAAGGCGATGGCCGACGTGTTCAAAGATGCTCCCGATAAAAGTGTGGATGTACCACTCAACGGCAGAACGGAAAAACTGGGCAATGGCTCGCTTGTCATTGCGGCGATTACCTCTTGCACCAATACGTCTAACCCCTCAGTGCTGGTAGCGGCAGGCCTCGTGGCAGAAAAAGCCGCGAAGGCGGGCTTAAAGGTTCCGGCAACGCTGAAATCCTCACTTGCACCGGGTTCGCGCGTGGTGACTAAATACCTCGAAGCAGCGGGCTTGCAAAAATCGCTCGATGCAATTGGTTTTAACACTGTGGGTTATGGCTGCACGACGTGCATCGGTAACTCAGGCCCGATAGACGCGGCACTGTCAGACGCGATCAACAAGAACAACCTGACGGTGGGTGCGGTGCTTTCGGGTAACCGCAACTTCGAAGGCCGCATTCATGCCGACGTGAAAGCCAACTACCTCGCTTCACCGCCGCTGGTCGTGGCGTACGCGCTCGCCGGTACCATGGATATCGACTTTGAATCAGAAAAGATTCAGGGCAAAGTTTCGCTGAAAGACATCTGGCCGACGCAGAAAGAAGTGAACGATGCGCTCGCGAAAGCGGTTACATCTGACCTGTTCAAAAAAGAATACGGCAACGTGTTCAAAGCCAATGAGATGTGGAACAACATCAAAGTCGGCGCGGGCGACACCTATACGTGGGATCAAAAATCGACCTACATCGCGAAGCCAAACTATTTTGAGAACTTCTCGCTGACCGAGCCGGGCATCCCGAACCTCAAGGACATCAGTTGCCTCGCGATCTTCGGCGATTCGGTGACAACTGACCATATTTCGCCTGCGGGCAATATCAAGAAAGACTCGCCTGCAGGCCGTTACCTGACAGGTCGGGGTGTGCAGCCGGTTGATTTTAATACTTACGGCGCGCGCCGTGGTAACCACGAGGTAATGGTGCGCGGTACTTTTGCCAACACGCGCATCAAGAACCTCATGATGGCTCCCGAAGCAGTTTCGGGCAAAGTCGCCGACTGGACAAAAGTACCCGAAGGCGGTAACACAGTCCATATTCCGTCTGGTGAAAAAATGAGCATCTTTGACGCAGCGATGAAGTACATGGAAGCGAAAACTCCGCTGATTGTGCTGGCCGGTAAAGAATACGGCACGGGCTCATCGCGCGACTGGGCGGCGAAGGGCCCGGCGCTGCAGGGCATCAAGGTGGTGATCGCCGAAAGCTTCGAGCGTATTCACCGTTCGAACCTGATCGGCATGGGCATTCTGCCGCTGCAGTTCAAAGACGGCCAGAACGCACAGTCGCTGGGGCTCGATGGTTCAGAAGTCTTCAATATCGAAGGTTACGATAACAACCTGAAGCCGCGCAGCGACATCAAGGTCACGGCGAAGAAAAAAGACGGCGCAGTGGTTTCATTTACCACGATGAACCGTGTCGATACACCGGTTGAGGTGGTGTACCTCAAAAACGGTGGTATTCTGCACACGGTGCTGCGAAAACTGGGAGCAGGTTAG
- a CDS encoding PP2C family protein-serine/threonine phosphatase: MATEVYEFITTANEAELQAELIRYVSLFQINEVLSSTLDYDEVLRLVLQEMRALSGAEIASIFLINKKDQVLEFAATTDAQAELLKNIRVPLGKGISGYVAQTGEYVNQSDIKTDSRYYKEVDVTRGGETKSYLCVPLKLRGEIKGTVQLMNKAGGHPFTDADVRLMLNFSTQAAMAIETSLLHRDALSKKAFERDVHLAADIQRQSLPHAMPQIEGYSIHGHTEPAQDVGGDYFQFINHVDRTGNTKIDLIVADVAGKGIPASLIVSNFHAALQLLSPLYDTLGELAFQLNNFMRQNLITGTFVTAFIARLDAASGRMHYVSCGHNPPYIFRKNEDNKITAELLQQSGTAFGLRFDMEYRVHRLDLKPGETVLIYSDGITEAMDPENVQYETDRMNACVEKVLARTSGKNSAEQVVNDLREDVDKFRRGAEVNDDLTVVCLQRL; encoded by the coding sequence ATGGCAACCGAAGTCTACGAGTTTATCACCACTGCGAATGAAGCCGAGCTACAGGCCGAGCTGATACGGTATGTATCGCTCTTTCAGATCAACGAAGTTCTCTCTTCAACTCTCGATTACGATGAGGTCTTGCGTCTCGTGTTGCAAGAGATGCGCGCGCTTTCAGGCGCAGAAATTGCCTCGATTTTTCTCATTAACAAGAAAGACCAGGTGCTCGAGTTTGCCGCGACGACTGATGCGCAGGCAGAGCTTCTGAAAAATATTCGCGTGCCTTTGGGCAAGGGTATTTCGGGTTACGTGGCGCAGACCGGCGAGTACGTGAACCAGAGCGACATCAAGACTGACTCGCGCTATTATAAAGAAGTCGACGTGACGCGCGGTGGCGAAACGAAATCATACCTCTGCGTACCGCTGAAGCTGCGTGGCGAAATAAAGGGTACGGTGCAGCTCATGAACAAAGCGGGCGGGCACCCGTTCACCGACGCCGACGTGCGGCTCATGCTCAACTTCTCGACGCAGGCGGCTATGGCGATTGAGACTTCGCTCTTGCACCGCGACGCTCTCTCGAAAAAAGCGTTTGAGCGCGACGTGCACCTCGCTGCAGACATTCAGCGCCAGTCTTTGCCGCACGCAATGCCGCAGATCGAAGGTTATTCGATTCACGGGCACACCGAACCCGCACAAGATGTCGGCGGCGACTATTTTCAGTTTATCAACCACGTCGACCGCACCGGCAATACCAAGATCGACCTCATCGTCGCCGACGTTGCCGGCAAGGGCATACCGGCGTCGCTGATCGTTTCCAATTTCCACGCGGCTTTGCAGTTGCTTTCGCCTCTTTATGATACGTTGGGTGAACTCGCGTTTCAGCTCAACAACTTCATGCGCCAGAACCTCATCACGGGTACTTTCGTCACGGCGTTCATCGCGCGCCTCGACGCTGCTTCGGGCAGAATGCACTACGTAAGCTGCGGCCATAACCCGCCTTACATCTTTCGCAAAAATGAGGATAACAAAATTACTGCAGAGCTCTTGCAGCAGAGCGGCACCGCCTTCGGCCTCAGATTCGACATGGAATACCGCGTGCACCGGCTCGACCTCAAACCCGGCGAGACAGTGCTGATCTATTCTGACGGCATCACCGAAGCGATGGACCCTGAAAACGTGCAATATGAAACCGACCGCATGAATGCGTGCGTCGAGAAAGTGCTCGCACGCACTTCAGGCAAAAACTCCGCGGAGCAGGTTGTGAATGACCTGCGCGAAGACGTCGATAAATTCAGACGCGGCGCTGAAGTGAACGACGATTTGACAGTGGTTTGCTTACAGCGGCTGTAG
- the typA gene encoding translational GTPase TypA, with product MKNIAIIAHVDHGKTTLVDKILNFCTAEAKDVTERVMDSNDLERERGITILAKNTAVEYEGTRINIVDTPGHSDFGGEVERILRMVDTCLLLVDAMEGPMPQTRFVLKKALELGHKIILVINKVDKPNCDPQAVINDVFDLFVELNASDEQTDFPVIYASAKNNYAFLEWADFEKPESKTSIKPLLDMVLKHARDGAGDPQGPFTFQVTSLDYNDYLGRICIGRVFNGSVKVGDQVVLRGENEKGEPTVSKHKITKLFDFLGLKRIDVTEASCPNIIAIAGIEEMTIGDTLCAESVSEALPRIKIEPPTVSMQFSVNDSPFAGKEGKWVTSRNIRERLERELKTNLALRVEDLGDSFKVAGRGELQLAILIENMRREGFELGVSKPQVIFKEENGEKLEPYEEMIMDMPEAYSGGVIQELNRRKGIMLLMETLSTGFVRIKYEMPTRGLIGFRSFFLTETRGEGSMSGIFLGYRPFAGEFSGRTRGAIVSMEAGATNAYSLFSIQDRGDLFLGAQVPVYVGMIIGLHAKDNDLDVNPIREKKQSNVRASGTDEALRLVPHKKMSLEQCLDFLEEDETLEVTPTSLRLRKKVLNPSMRKRSA from the coding sequence ATGAAAAACATCGCCATTATTGCCCACGTCGACCACGGCAAAACAACTCTCGTCGATAAAATTCTCAATTTCTGCACAGCAGAAGCGAAAGACGTCACAGAACGCGTGATGGACTCGAACGACCTCGAGCGCGAGCGCGGTATTACGATTCTTGCGAAGAACACGGCGGTTGAGTACGAAGGTACCCGAATCAATATCGTCGACACCCCTGGTCACTCTGACTTCGGCGGCGAAGTCGAGCGTATTCTGCGTATGGTCGACACCTGCCTCTTGCTCGTCGACGCGATGGAAGGCCCAATGCCACAGACACGCTTCGTACTGAAGAAAGCGCTCGAACTCGGTCATAAAATTATTCTAGTTATCAATAAAGTAGATAAGCCGAACTGCGATCCGCAGGCGGTCATCAACGATGTATTCGACCTCTTCGTCGAGCTCAATGCTTCTGACGAGCAGACAGACTTTCCTGTCATTTACGCGAGCGCGAAAAACAACTATGCCTTTTTAGAATGGGCGGATTTCGAAAAGCCAGAATCAAAGACGTCTATTAAGCCTCTGCTCGACATGGTACTGAAACACGCGCGCGATGGCGCCGGCGACCCGCAGGGCCCGTTCACATTTCAGGTTACGAGCCTTGACTATAACGACTACCTTGGTCGAATCTGCATTGGCCGCGTATTTAACGGCTCGGTCAAAGTCGGCGACCAGGTGGTTCTGCGCGGCGAGAACGAAAAGGGCGAGCCAACCGTCAGCAAACACAAGATCACAAAACTCTTCGACTTTTTGGGCCTCAAGCGCATCGACGTAACCGAAGCTTCATGCCCGAATATCATCGCGATCGCGGGCATCGAAGAAATGACGATCGGCGACACACTGTGCGCTGAAAGCGTCAGCGAAGCTTTGCCCCGTATCAAAATTGAGCCGCCGACGGTATCGATGCAGTTCTCAGTTAACGATTCACCGTTTGCGGGCAAAGAGGGCAAATGGGTCACTTCGCGCAACATTCGCGAGCGGCTTGAGCGCGAACTCAAGACTAACCTCGCGCTGCGCGTAGAAGATCTCGGCGATTCGTTCAAGGTCGCCGGCCGCGGTGAGCTTCAGCTCGCGATTCTCATCGAGAACATGCGCCGCGAAGGTTTTGAACTCGGTGTTTCAAAGCCACAGGTAATTTTTAAAGAAGAAAACGGCGAAAAACTCGAGCCCTACGAAGAAATGATTATGGATATGCCCGAAGCGTATTCAGGCGGAGTGATCCAAGAGCTCAACCGCCGCAAAGGCATTATGCTGCTCATGGAAACGCTCTCAACGGGCTTTGTACGCATCAAATATGAAATGCCAACGCGCGGCCTTATCGGCTTTCGCAGCTTTTTCTTAACGGAAACCCGCGGCGAAGGCTCGATGTCTGGTATCTTTCTGGGTTATCGCCCTTTTGCGGGCGAGTTCTCGGGTCGCACCCGCGGCGCAATTGTCAGCATGGAAGCCGGTGCAACCAACGCGTATTCACTCTTCAGCATACAAGATCGCGGCGACCTGTTTCTCGGCGCACAGGTGCCGGTTTACGTGGGCATGATCATTGGCCTGCACGCGAAAGACAATGACCTTGACGTAAACCCAATACGCGAAAAGAAGCAGAGTAACGTGCGTGCTTCGGGCACAGACGAAGCGCTGCGCCTCGTGCCGCACAAAAAAATGTCACTCGAACAGTGCCTTGACTTTCTCGAAGAAGACGAAACTCTCGAAGTGACGCCGACCAGCCTCAGACTGCGCAAAAAAGTACTGAACCCATCAATGCGCAAGCGAAGCGCCTGA
- a CDS encoding mechanosensitive ion channel family protein has product MLEFFSPQNLNAFWARLTSGHAFAATALVVSILLLTRMVVLRIAYRNIEDKFVRMRYKRTVSYISFFIGLFLLLPIWLPSIRNVATFLGIFGAGFLIVTRDLWVCVVGWAYIMIRRPFVIGDRVQIGNVAGDVIDIRLMETSIMEVSSAEGGQTTGRVVFFPNAKIFTESFATTGAHVGHVFQELQVSLTATSDWKSAAELLEKCAKKQYETARAAKEQLQTGDAELDMISFYRDPRVLTQMVGNHIVLKLQYMAPTGQGVNMQDRIWREFLTLTAKKPRIRFAEK; this is encoded by the coding sequence ATGCTCGAGTTCTTCTCGCCACAGAACCTGAACGCATTCTGGGCGCGACTGACGAGCGGGCATGCTTTCGCCGCGACGGCCCTCGTCGTGAGCATTCTGCTGCTCACACGCATGGTCGTCTTGCGCATCGCCTACCGCAACATCGAAGACAAGTTCGTGCGCATGCGCTACAAGCGCACCGTCTCTTATATCAGCTTCTTTATCGGGCTTTTTTTACTTCTGCCAATCTGGCTGCCGTCGATTCGCAATGTGGCGACCTTTCTGGGTATCTTTGGCGCCGGTTTTCTGATCGTCACGCGTGACCTGTGGGTTTGCGTCGTCGGCTGGGCATACATCATGATTCGACGACCCTTCGTCATCGGCGACCGGGTGCAGATTGGTAACGTCGCGGGCGACGTCATCGACATTCGCCTTATGGAAACCAGCATAATGGAAGTCTCTTCGGCTGAAGGCGGCCAGACCACCGGACGTGTGGTGTTTTTTCCCAATGCCAAAATCTTCACGGAGAGTTTCGCAACAACCGGTGCTCATGTCGGGCATGTCTTTCAAGAATTACAGGTCAGCCTCACCGCAACCTCAGACTGGAAAAGCGCTGCCGAGCTGCTCGAAAAATGCGCGAAAAAGCAATACGAGACGGCCCGAGCAGCCAAAGAGCAGCTGCAGACGGGCGATGCCGAGCTCGACATGATTTCTTTCTATCGTGACCCCCGCGTGCTGACGCAAATGGTTGGTAATCACATCGTGCTAAAACTGCAATACATGGCGCCGACTGGTCAGGGTGTCAATATGCAAGACCGCATCTGGCGCGAATTTCTCACCCTGACGGCGAAGAAACCCCGTATTCGCTTCGCCGAAAAGTAG
- a CDS encoding tetratricopeptide repeat protein, whose protein sequence is MIRSILIFIVAAAPLAAVADLRKYHDAVGRYEAREYDQAVKLFVEFVAENPYEPEVKKSWFYLANALAEQGKCNEAVARANIALERYPAHPDRHELRVITGECLYQMNAHSRADRLLADTRKQANIESLHYRIDMYRGFIAYDARSFAPATKLYKSAIAFATKFGFEDRNLFRVYRDLGTMLARDPLQTESAVEYLSRAIQLSAKYKPGEAGALRLALRRISLRRIDKLNGLDDNSIADIRVDGDDVYIATWGAGLVRYTRSADKLEKIKLPSPQLRGLYADFDELYVTSFDGVYRYSKKTGETESLSDEAGALKLGQKTIKDDRYVYFSTLNRGLIQYDTIKRKVVTLGKDSWVGSNQVYALDADLDYIVVGTLDHGAVIYHKKTGEVQRITVGEGLLRSENVKAVLLDGRYVYIGAHNDGVYVYDIQQKKLTPIKAELPFPSAFARRDHEIFIGTSGQGLRVLDRNTNSLNRMTAVEGLSSNEIQILRIEGDFLWIGYLENGIDVVYRPAKEK, encoded by the coding sequence GTGATCAGAAGTATTTTAATTTTCATTGTGGCTGCAGCGCCGCTCGCTGCGGTTGCAGACCTGCGCAAATACCATGACGCGGTCGGCCGCTACGAGGCCCGCGAATACGATCAGGCAGTGAAACTATTCGTTGAGTTTGTCGCCGAAAACCCTTATGAGCCCGAGGTCAAGAAGTCGTGGTTCTATTTGGCAAATGCACTCGCCGAACAGGGTAAGTGCAACGAAGCTGTGGCCCGGGCCAATATCGCGCTCGAGCGCTACCCGGCCCACCCCGATCGGCACGAGTTGCGTGTGATCACCGGCGAATGCCTTTATCAGATGAACGCGCATTCCCGGGCCGACCGGCTGCTCGCCGACACCCGCAAACAGGCAAATATTGAGTCTTTGCACTACCGTATCGATATGTACCGGGGCTTTATTGCATATGATGCGAGATCATTTGCGCCCGCAACAAAACTCTATAAGAGCGCGATAGCCTTTGCCACAAAGTTTGGTTTTGAAGACCGCAACTTGTTTCGGGTGTATCGCGATCTCGGTACAATGCTGGCGCGCGACCCGCTGCAGACCGAGTCTGCGGTCGAATATTTGTCGCGGGCAATACAGTTGTCGGCAAAATACAAGCCAGGTGAGGCCGGCGCATTACGCCTTGCACTCCGCCGTATTTCACTTCGCCGCATCGACAAGCTGAATGGCCTCGATGACAATTCTATCGCAGATATCAGGGTCGATGGTGATGACGTCTATATTGCAACCTGGGGTGCCGGCCTCGTGCGTTATACAAGGTCTGCCGATAAGCTCGAAAAAATTAAATTGCCCTCGCCACAACTGCGCGGGCTTTACGCTGATTTCGATGAGCTCTATGTAACCTCTTTCGACGGTGTTTACCGCTACAGCAAAAAAACCGGAGAGACAGAAAGCCTTAGCGACGAAGCCGGTGCGTTGAAGCTGGGGCAAAAAACCATCAAAGACGACCGGTACGTGTATTTTTCAACTCTGAACCGCGGCTTGATACAATACGACACCATCAAGCGCAAGGTTGTGACGCTCGGTAAAGATTCATGGGTGGGTAGCAACCAGGTATATGCACTCGATGCAGATCTCGATTATATCGTTGTCGGCACGCTTGATCACGGCGCTGTTATCTATCATAAAAAAACCGGTGAGGTGCAAAGAATTACCGTCGGCGAAGGTTTGCTCAGGTCAGAAAACGTCAAGGCAGTGCTTCTCGATGGCCGGTATGTCTATATCGGAGCGCATAACGACGGTGTTTATGTTTACGATATTCAGCAGAAAAAACTGACACCGATCAAAGCCGAATTGCCTTTTCCCTCGGCGTTCGCCCGGCGTGACCATGAAATTTTTATAGGTACGTCGGGGCAGGGGTTAAGAGTTCTCGACAGAAACACCAACAGCCTCAATCGCATGACCGCCGTTGAAGGCCTGTCATCGAATGAAATTCAGATATTGCGTATCGAAGGTGATTTTCTCTGGATAGGCTATCTGGAAAACGGCATCGACGTCGTTTACCGCCCAGCCAAAGAGAAATAG
- a CDS encoding FtsB family cell division protein: MLTRRIGHFFERSREHWLFVPLFVLLILSFIYVFFIGDKGLMAYRVRIKEKEELKEQIESFNRQKSELRQKLTMLRNKDMAVQKFSKDFYLFQEKVRILKFRESADEKTAEASAAADLATTQKFYIVFTSVLIALVTLFFYRRNSARIMADKVRPFALGDEI; this comes from the coding sequence ATGCTGACGCGCCGCATCGGCCACTTCTTTGAACGCAGCCGCGAGCACTGGTTGTTCGTGCCGCTCTTCGTGCTGCTGATTTTGTCGTTCATCTACGTTTTTTTTATCGGCGACAAAGGGCTCATGGCCTATCGTGTGCGCATCAAAGAGAAAGAAGAGCTCAAAGAGCAGATTGAAAGTTTTAACCGACAAAAGAGCGAGCTGAGGCAAAAACTCACGATGCTGCGAAACAAAGACATGGCCGTGCAAAAATTCAGTAAGGATTTCTACCTTTTTCAGGAGAAGGTCCGTATTCTGAAATTTCGCGAATCTGCTGATGAAAAAACCGCAGAAGCAAGCGCGGCGGCCGACCTTGCGACCACGCAGAAATTCTATATCGTATTCACGAGTGTTCTAATCGCTCTCGTAACCCTGTTCTTCTACCGCCGCAATTCAGCGCGCATCATGGCCGACAAGGTGCGACCTTTCGCCCTCGGCGATGAAATCTAA
- a CDS encoding Crp/Fnr family transcriptional regulator encodes MTGGGLFNKFGKQFNTGEIIFCEFEPGNSFYLIQTGRVKISKVVKDKEKTMDILSVGDIFGEMAILEEQPRSATATAIEPVTVLHFDRDNFVSMMMSQPQLAFKLLVVFSKRIYDAKRRLMILLLDDIQSKISDVFLMLAEKEPTYAHMREVSFPVTMDDVANWAGTSVDQVAEQLNHWAKVGKVELYSDRIFVRNLADFKRIVAQKRKTEKR; translated from the coding sequence ATGACCGGCGGCGGGCTATTCAATAAATTCGGTAAGCAGTTCAACACGGGAGAAATCATCTTCTGCGAGTTTGAACCGGGCAATAGCTTCTATCTGATCCAGACCGGGCGCGTCAAAATCTCCAAGGTCGTCAAAGACAAAGAGAAGACGATGGATATTCTGAGCGTCGGCGACATATTCGGCGAAATGGCCATTCTTGAGGAGCAACCCCGTTCTGCGACCGCCACCGCTATTGAGCCTGTGACTGTGCTGCACTTTGATCGCGACAACTTTGTGTCGATGATGATGAGCCAGCCGCAGCTGGCGTTCAAGCTGCTGGTCGTTTTTTCAAAACGCATTTACGATGCAAAACGCCGCCTCATGATTCTGTTGCTCGACGACATTCAGTCGAAAATTTCAGACGTATTTCTGATGCTCGCTGAAAAAGAACCCACCTATGCGCACATGCGCGAGGTGTCGTTTCCCGTGACAATGGACGATGTCGCCAATTGGGCGGGTACAAGCGTCGACCAGGTGGCCGAGCAATTGAATCACTGGGCGAAGGTCGGTAAGGTCGAATTGTACTCAGACCGCATTTTCGTGCGAAACCTCGCCGATTTTAAGAGAATTGTCGCGCAGAAGCGCAAAACGGAAAAAAGGTAA